A single genomic interval of Rhododendron vialii isolate Sample 1 chromosome 3a, ASM3025357v1 harbors:
- the LOC131318798 gene encoding cation/H(+) antiporter 15-like, whose product MASEVVIIVGGVTYVCYKPLSVVSRGIWVGDNPLNHASPLLLLQLASISLASLLLDLCLRPLGQSTIVSKICGGIIFGPSLLGHSEAFTSGLFPQRGTIVIETVASFGLMFFFFQMGVKTDLGMMLRPGRMAVVIGASISLLTLGLTTLLSLLLKSYVPMDKSLASSLPLIAASQSMSAFPNIAFLLTELKMLNTNIGRLAMSASLFCDVIGMSLTAIGFTVMEHSTLERSATAFASVILLLAVIAYVFRPILMWILTKTKEETVVGELFVITIFCTVLLAGLVSDFLGQHFIFGPAILGLAVPEGPPLGSALTAKLDLLITGLLYPTFLTVSGLKTNFFEINFQSMWIVMIVVIFSALVKIGVVLLVAHHTEMPSREALVLGLLLNTRGICELLIYNLWKDSQILSNQEFTLAVIGVVAVTAIITPMVRALYDPSRHQFPTRRRTIQQAKDGAELRVLVCIHNQDNVPTVVNLLEASFATEESPIAVIALLLVELVGRVAPMLIAHSPLETLETNASTSRSSHIINALHQYRVYNEGCVTVQSFSAISHKETMHEDICRVAFEQNATLVIIPFHKHWAIDGGIESVDTAIQHMNTKVLEKAPCSVGILVDRGILRGSLSILNSQSMYHVAVLYIGGPDDVESLSYGARMANHNNVTLTVIRFLLFGSDNARDRKLDNDLINEVCHANTGNEDFSYQEQVVRDGVGLASSIRGLEEFFDLILVGRQHQASTLMQGLGAWTECPELGVIGDFLASSDFDSTASVLVVQHQRVLGGRLISRAVKPMVNDRDIPLQSMQSHDVAETTARDSGTAWAISMDRM is encoded by the exons ATGGCCTCGGAGGTCGTCATTATAGTAGGAGGAGTGACTTATGTATGCTACAAGCCTCTGAGTGTAGTGTCCAGGGGAATATGGGTGGGGGATAATCCTTTGAATCACGCCAGCCCCCTTCTCTTGCTGCAACTCGCCTCTATTAGCCTAGCCTCTTTGCTCTTAGATCTCTGTCTCCGGCCTCTCGGACAATCGACTATCGTCTCCAAAATTTGT GGTGGCATAATATTCGGCCCTTCTCTTCTCGGACACAGTGAGGCCTTCACCTCCGGCTTGTTCCCTCAAAGAGGCACAATAGTGATCGAAACGGTTGCCTCCTTCGGCCTgatgttcttcttcttccaaatGGGGGTCAAGACAGACCTTGGAATGATGCTGCGACCCGGACGGATGGCCGTGGTAATAGGCGCCTCGATTTCCTTGTTAACACTAGGGCTCACCACTctgctctctctcctcctcaaGTCCTACGTCCCCATGGACAAGTCCCTCGCAAGCTCCCTCCCTCTCATAGCTGCTTCCCAGTCTATGTCTGCTTTTCCTAACATCGCTTTCCTTTTGACCGAACTCAAGATGCTCAACACCAATATTGGCCGCCTCGCCATGTCCGCATCGCTGTTTTGTGATGTGATCGGGATGTCATTAACTGCAATCGGCTTCACAGTAATGGAGCACTCGACTTTAGAGAGATCGGCAACTGCGTTTGCATCCGTCATCCTGCTTTTGGCCGTCATTGCTTATGTATTCCGACCGATATTGATGTGGATTTTAACAAAAACGAAAGAAGAGACGGTTGTGGGGGAATTGTTTGTGATTACTATTTTTTGCACTGTCCTTTTGGCTGGTTTAGTTAGCGATTTTCTTGGGCAGCACTTCATCTTCGGACCAGCTATTTTGGGGTTGGCTGTGCCGGAAGGGCCGCCTTTGGGATCTGCCTTGACGGCTAAGCTAGACCTTTTAATCACGGGGTTGCTCTATCCTACCTTCCTCACTGTCAGCGGGCTGAAAACGAATTTCTTTGAAATTAATTTCCAGTCCATGTGGATTGTGATGATTGTAGTTATCTTTTCTGCCCTAGTGAAGATTGGAGTGGTTCTATTGGTAGCGCATCATACCGAAATGCCCTCTCGCGAAGCTCTTGTGCTTGGGCTCTTGTTGAACACCAGAGGCATTTGTGAGCTGCTCATTTACAACTTGTGGAAAGACAGTCAG ATCCTGAGCAATCAAGAATTCACTTTGGCTGTCATAGGAGTGGTAGCAGTGACAGCAATCATAACGCCAATGGTAAGAGCCCTCTATGATCCATCAAGGCATCAATTTCCAACCAGGAGAAGGACCATTCAACAAGCAAAGGATGGCGCAGAGCTAAGAGTGCTAGTCTGCATCCACAACCAAGACAATGTCCCCACGGTTGTGAACCTTCTAGAAGCCTCATTCGCAACCGAGGAGAGCCCCATTGCAGTCATAGCACTCTTGCTCGTTGAGCTTGTGGGCCGGGTAGCCCCGATGCTCATAGCCCACTCACCGTTGGAAACCCTGGAGACAAACGCAAGTACCTCGAGGTCCAGCCACATCATCAACGCATTGCATCAGTACAGAGTGTACAACGAAGGGTGTGTCACAGTCCAATCGTTCAGTGCGATCTCCCATAAGGAAACAATGCACGAGGACATTTGTCGGGTGGCATTTGAACAGAACGCAACCCTTGTGATAATCCCGTTTCACAAGCACTGGGCCATCGATGGCGGGATCGAATCGGTGGATACAGCCATCCAACACATGAACACCAAGGTCCTTGAGAAGGCACCCTGTTCGGTTGGCATCCTCGTCGACCGAGGTATTCTGAGAGGCTCATTATCCATTCTCAAcagccaatccatgtatcatgtTGCCGTGCTCTACATCGGTGGTCCGGATGACGTGGAATCACTGTCCTACGGTGCTCGCATGGCAAACCACAACAATGTCACGCTAACGGTAATTCGTTTCCTTCTTTTCGGAAGCGACAATGCTAGAGACCGTAAGCTCGATAATGACCTGATCAACGAGGTCTGCCATGCTAACACAGGAAACGAGGATTTCTCATATCAAGAACAGGTGGTGAGAGACGGCGTAGGGCTGGCTTCATCTATTAGAGGattggaagagttttttgaCCTAATCTTAGTCGGGAGGCAACATCAGGCGTCCACCCTGATGCAAGGTCTTGGGGCATGGACCGAGTGCCCTGAACTCGGTGTCATTGGAGATTTTCTCGCCTCATCAGATTTTGATAGCACAGCATCCGTGTTGGTGGTTCAGCATCAAAGAGTACTAGGAGGGAGGTTGATCAGTCGAGCCGTGAAGCCAATGGTTAATGATAGAGATATACCCCTCCAAAGTATGCAAAGCCATGATGTGGCAGAAACAACAGCACGTGACAGTGGCACAGCATGGGCAATATCAATGGATAGAATGTAG